The Puniceicoccus vermicola region AGCAGACCGGAACGAATAGATTTTCGCATTCGCCCTTGGCCGGTGTGATGGAGCGGTAGCTGATCCCGTAGGGAGCTTTGGGGAGTAGTTGAACATCGCCTTCATTATAGACACATCCATCTTTCACAAAGCGTTGGCAGTTGTGACTATCCATCGCATAGGAGCCCATGGCAACGGGATCCTCTGGTTGGCGAATATGTTGCGTGTCTTTTTCCGTTAGAACATAGTCACTGACCATGCGGCGTGCTTCACGGACATACAGTTGATGTGGCCAGTGTCCGGTTTCTGGGAATTCATCCTTCGGCAGGCCGAAACGGGCATATCCTTTACGGTATACTTCCGGAATGGAGGGATCATTGGCCATAAACCAAAAGTGTCCCATGATGTAGTCGACATGCTCTTGAAAAATGACTTCGCGCTGGGCGTAGCTCGCTTCCGGCCAGGCATAGTTTGCGCCGATGAAATCTGTGGAGACCGGGCCGTGGTTGTTGGTATCTGTTTTTAAATACCCATTCGGCGTGCGCGCATCCATTACATCGAATTTTCTCAAAATGGAGTCGGGGTCATCAAGATTCCGGTTCTTCGGGTTGGGCAAATGCGCATTATACTCGTCCGTGTCGGTATTGAACCAGCGTCGAGCTAGTTCGTGGTCAATTTCACGGAAGCTCTCGGGCTTAACCCAATCAACCTTTAGGTCCGGATCATCGGTCATGCAGACCCGGAAATTGTAAGCTTGGATCTTATGATCTCCGGAGCCTTCGGGATCGGGTTCGGCTTCATTGATCCAGGGGAGCACGCCGCTGCTTGGATCGCCTTCGACTACATACGGGTCAACCGGGTGGCTGAACTGATGCTTCGGACGAACCTGGACGCCGTTGATAGTTTCCCCATAGACACTGTTGGCTTCACGCCCGACTGTGTAGCTCACGCCCGCTTTGGCATAAAGGTCACCTTCGTAGGTGCAATCCATGAAATAAGCCGCTTTTGCCTGTAGCCCGCCCAACATGTGAATGCTGACAATCCGTTCGGAATCAGTTTCCACTTTTTGCAGGAACTGCTTGTGATAGACGCTGATGAGTGGGTGAGCGGCATAAGAGTCAATGACTGCTTGCGCGGCCTTGGGTTCAAAGGTCCATGCGGTGCCCTCCAATCCATAATACTTTCCAAGATCATTGTAGAACTGCCGAGACATGCCTCCGATGACGCCCTTGCGGCCGAAGTCGGTCCAGCCGAGACCACTGGTAGTCATTCCTCCAAGGACGAGAGCCGGATTTAAGATGATGACGCTGAGACCGCGCTCCGCCAAAGCTTTGGCGGCGATGACGCCCGCCGCGGTGCCGCCGTAAATGACAACGTCTGCCTCGAGTGACAGGTCAGTCGGCTCGATCCAGCTGGCTTGGAAGTAGTGAGGTTTATTTGAAGTTTGCATATTTAACGTGATGTTAGAGGGGGAGGTTTGACCTCGTCGCGGGCCATGGATCAGGGGGCAGGGCAAGCCTGCAGGAGAGCGGCCGATTCCGCGATCCCGGTGACGAGCTGGCTTTTTAGTGAGTCTGGAAATACAACCGATTTCATTCCGTCTTTGGAGCGGGCAGCCAGGATACGGGCTTACCGTCGGCGAGGACTTTGAGTTCTTGTGGGTAGTCACACCAGAAGGGGATCATTTTCCCGGTATTGAAAACCAGGAGTAGG contains the following coding sequences:
- a CDS encoding FAD-dependent oxidoreductase — protein: MQTSNKPHYFQASWIEPTDLSLEADVVIYGGTAAGVIAAKALAERGLSVIILNPALVLGGMTTSGLGWTDFGRKGVIGGMSRQFYNDLGKYYGLEGTAWTFEPKAAQAVIDSYAAHPLISVYHKQFLQKVETDSERIVSIHMLGGLQAKAAYFMDCTYEGDLYAKAGVSYTVGREANSVYGETINGVQVRPKHQFSHPVDPYVVEGDPSSGVLPWINEAEPDPEGSGDHKIQAYNFRVCMTDDPDLKVDWVKPESFREIDHELARRWFNTDTDEYNAHLPNPKNRNLDDPDSILRKFDVMDARTPNGYLKTDTNNHGPVSTDFIGANYAWPEASYAQREVIFQEHVDYIMGHFWFMANDPSIPEVYRKGYARFGLPKDEFPETGHWPHQLYVREARRMVSDYVLTEKDTQHIRQPEDPVAMGSYAMDSHNCQRFVKDGCVYNEGDVQLLPKAPYGISYRSITPAKGECENLFVPVCLSASHIAFGSIRMEPVFMALGESAAIATDMLIDQKDAVQSIDYP